The following coding sequences are from one Pseudomonas mendocina window:
- a CDS encoding NUDIX hydrolase yields the protein MAAISAAEAAHRAASDNERVAWVDENDQPLGGVSRAELRERRLIGRGTYILLFNSAGLLCVHRRTLSKALYPGYWDVAAGGMVLEGEGYALSAQRELAEELGIVDAALVEHAHFLYDAPESRLWCMAYSAVSDAPLVLQPEEVLEARFISIEQALAETHRLPYCPDSLAALERYLAAMS from the coding sequence ATGGCGGCGATCTCGGCGGCAGAGGCGGCGCATCGCGCTGCCTCCGATAACGAGCGGGTCGCCTGGGTCGATGAGAACGATCAGCCGCTGGGTGGCGTCTCCCGGGCCGAGTTGCGCGAGCGGCGTCTGATCGGTCGCGGTACCTATATTCTTCTGTTCAACTCGGCCGGGCTGCTGTGCGTACACCGACGAACCCTGAGCAAGGCGCTGTATCCCGGTTATTGGGACGTGGCGGCGGGCGGCATGGTGCTGGAAGGCGAGGGTTACGCACTGTCGGCCCAGCGTGAGTTGGCCGAAGAGTTGGGCATCGTCGATGCGGCGCTGGTCGAGCATGCCCACTTTCTCTATGACGCTCCCGAAAGCCGCCTATGGTGCATGGCCTATTCGGCGGTGTCCGATGCGCCGTTGGTGTTGCAGCCGGAGGAGGTGCTGGAGGCGCGCTTCATCAGCATCGAACAGGCGCTGGCGGAAACCCACCGCCTGCCGTATTGCCCGGATTCATTGGCGGCACTGGAGCGTTATCTGGCTGCAATGTCGTAG
- a CDS encoding translation initiation factor Sui1: MVKKASSFAALSGLVYSTDGGRHCPDCNQPVDACICKQTRIPDGDGIARVRRETKGRGGKTVTTVSGVPLAEEPLKELASALKKRCGTGGALKDGVIEIQGDHVDLLLVELSKRGFTAKKSGG; the protein is encoded by the coding sequence GTGGTCAAGAAAGCCTCTTCATTTGCCGCGTTGAGCGGTCTCGTCTATTCCACCGATGGCGGTCGTCATTGCCCGGATTGCAATCAGCCGGTGGATGCCTGCATCTGCAAACAGACGCGTATTCCCGACGGCGACGGCATCGCCCGCGTACGCCGCGAAACCAAGGGCCGTGGCGGCAAGACCGTCACCACCGTCAGCGGCGTGCCGCTGGCCGAAGAGCCGCTCAAGGAGTTGGCCAGTGCGCTGAAGAAGCGCTGCGGCACCGGTGGCGCGCTCAAGGATGGCGTGATCGAGATCCAGGGCGACCATGTCGATCTGTTGCTGGTCGAGCTGAGCAAACGCGGTTTTACCGCGAAGAAGTCCGGCGGCTGA